ATGTCTAGAATGAAATAGCCCTGCATTACTCATTACTCATTACTCATTACTCATTACTCATTACTCATTACTCATTACTCATTACTCATTACTCATTACTCATTACTCATTACTCATTACTCATTACTCATTACTCATTACTCATTACTCATTACTCATTACTCATTACTCATTACTCATTACTCATTACTCATTACTCATTACTCATTACTCATTACTCATTACTCATTACTCATTACTCATTACTCATTACTCATTACTCATTACTCATTACTCATTACTCATTACTCATTACTCATTCCTTCCTAAACCGCACCACACTTAGGTGTAGGATTGCTAGATGGTTGAGGAATAGTATTAGGAGAATAAGCTACTAACTCTACTTCTCCGTTGGTATTAACTACCCATGTTTGCGCCTCAATAATTACGGATGGCGTATTTTGATCTCCTTGGGAAACCGTTTCTTGTTTTCCTTGTCCCCCCTTTTCCTGGACAGCTACTTTGGGAGAAATATCACGTAAATCTGTCCAAATAGTCTTACCGATGATCGTGTCAGTAGGATTTTCTGGTAATCCACCTCGTCCTGTCACCACAAAATTATTGGCGCGATTGGCTTGACAGCTAGGAGCAATCTGTTGAGACGGGTCTATTATATTATCTGATAATTTGTTGTTGACAATATTCTTACTTGTTTCTAGGTTAGTAATTGTCACAATACCATTAACCCCAAACTGGGAACTAGCATCAATTTCGCTATCCGGCGAAAGGAAAATACCTTTGGTTTGCACTTGGATATTCCCTCCTGGTCCAAACACAGCATTAGCTCTAATATCACTGTTATTGTTAGCGACAATAAAACCGGCATTTGTGTTAATATTGCCACCGCCACCAGTACTGTCTAAAACGCTGGTACTAATCAAACCATTGTTAGTTAATAACAATAAATTAGTATTTAAGTTCAGATTCCCACCACCGGTTTTAGTAGAAGTCGAGACAATGTTTCCTTGATTGGTTTGGATTTGATTAGCATTGATGGAGATATTTCCAGCTTGACCCAATCCAGAACTATTCGTAGATATGCGAGCTTGATTAGTCAGTTTCAAAGAGTCACTTATAACTTGAATATTCCCCCCATTACCTTGTGATTCTGCTTTGGCTTCGCTAAAAGCACCGCTAAATAATCCATTAATATAACCATCAAAGAGAATAGAATTGGCATCAATATTAATCAGACCTGCATTACCTTTAGCTGTTGTACTGCTAGTTAAAGAAGCTCCAGTAGTAAATGTTAGAGAGTCAGCATTAATGTTAATATTGCCTCCATTACCACTGCCTTTAGTGTCAGCAGATATTTGGCTACCATTACGGGCAGTTAATGAGTTTTGCACCTGAAGCAAGATGTTACCGCCGCCACCAGATGTAGTAGATGCTGTGATGCTGGCGGGATTTTCAAAGGAAGTATTATCAAGTAAAATAGAACCAGCTTCAATTTGAATATTCCCGGCTTTTCCTTGTCCTGGTGCAATACTAGAGTCACGACTGGGGAAGTTACCGGCACTGATAATGCCCCCATCTTTAACAGTTAAATTGTTAGTAGTGATGCTTAAATTGCCTCCATCTCCATTCCCTTGAATAGCACTAGCAAATAAACCACTGCGCCATTTTTCACTAAACCCAACAACTTCTATATCATTTGCTGTGACTGACAAATTACCAGCCTTTCCAGAGCCGAGAGTACCACTGCTAATTTGAGATCCGTCCATTAGACGCAAATTTGTAGTGTCCAGAATCAAATTTCCCCCCTTACCTGTAGCATTTGACTGGACTGCAGTAAATAAAAGGCTAGGAACATTAGTCGAAGTACCTATCAGTTCTACATCAGTTGCTTGAATTTTTGAATCTCCAGCATTTCCAGAGCTAAAGGTACCTGTCCCGATTTGAGCGCCATCAATCAGGCGTAAACTTTGAGTATCAATGGTTAAATTACCACCATTACCCGTGGCTCCTGATTCGACATTAGCCAATAAAGCAGTGGATAAACCTCGTCGTGAACTACCACTCAGTTCGATCTGATTTGCTTGTACCTTTATGGTTCCCCCGTTTCCAGATCCAAAGGTAAATACTCCTATCCTTGCTCCACCAGCCATTCGCAAGCTTCCCGTATCAATCAACAATGTACCACCATTACCGGTGCTGTTGACGCCGACACTAGCGAATAAGCCACTGGAACCCACACTTGCTGCGCCCCGCAGTATTTCTATCTCTTGTGCCTTGATTGTTAAAATTCCGCCATTACCAGCGCCACTGGTGTTGACTGTGATACTCGCCCCATCAGCAACTTGTAAGCGCTGAGTATTAATAGTTATCTGACCTGCATTAGCTAGGGTGTTAGATGATGCATTAGCGAATATACCACTAGCATTGCCGCCTCCTGAAGCGCCATTTAATTCTATATTTGTGGCGTTTATGTTTATGCTTCCCGCATTTCCTATACCAACGGTAGTAGCAAATACCTGAGCGCCATTAGTAATTGATAAGTCATCAGTGTCAATAACTAAATTACCGCCATTACCAGTCGCTTCTGGACCTACTGCTGTCAACAAGCCGCTAGAACCTGTGACGGATGAACCACTAGTTACTTCGACTTGTTGGGCTTTAACTGTTAAAGTGCCGGCGTTACCAGAGCCAAAGGTTGCACTAGCTATTTGAGCGCCATCGGCTACACGCAAACCGGGGGTATCAATCAATAAATTGCCACCATTACCAGTCGCTCCGAGTACTACATTGGTAGATAAATAGGTAGCAAAGGGAAGTGATGTAGAAGCGCCACTGATTTCTACAAAATCGGATGCTTTGATTCTCAGATTTCCTGCAGAACCATTGCCCAGGGTATCTGCCAATATTGCAGAGCCATCTTTTCCTTGGATATTACGCCCCTGTATTTGAATTGTACCGCCAGTATTACCACTAACTTCTAAAGAAGCTGCTTGAGACAGGCTAATATCTTGAAAATTATTGACATTTTCATAGCTCAATTCCCAGCCTGATATAATAGGATTGAGTTTAACTAAACTTCCACTACCAACACTTCCTAACTCAATTCGTCCCCCTTGTGCAGTTAAATTACCTCCCGTAATTTCAACATTCCCACCCACCAAAGCTAAGGTTTTCTCTGACTGAACCTGAAGTCCAATTGGTCTAGAGTCTCTAATCAGTGAAAAAATTTGATCATCGAAACTTATATTGTTTCCTGGACCATTCACCGTGATCACATCTATATTAGTCGGCCCATATTGCAAACCTAGGGGAATACTAACTGTCAACAAGGACATTGGTTGAGAACTGCTAGCAATGAACTCACTACCATCAGCAAATCGGATGCTGTTGGCTGTCGAACCAATAAAAGAACCACCAATATTTAGAGAAGCTTGAGAACCAAAAATAATACCATTAGGATTGATGAGAAACAGGTTAGCTGTGCCCTTGGCGCTGATTAAACCATCAATATTAGATATAGAGCTACCAGTTACTCGGCTGATAATATTTTGAATATCTGTAGGATTATTGAAAGATGCTGTTTTACCTGTGAGTAGGGAAAACTGTTCAAAGCTATGAAATAAATTATTACCTGCTCTAGTGCCACCATCGATATTAAAAGTATCACCATTGGTAGTAACATTAGTATTATTTGGTAGAGTATTGTCTGGGATAATTTGTGCATAGACACTCAATCTCGTATTTGCCAACGACCATAAAACAAAAGGTAAACTTAGCAATATTTTGAGGTGGAAACTTTTGCTCTGTACTTTGTTCGCTGACATAGTTTTTTATGTTCCGTTGGTAGAAGACACTATCTTAACCACGGAGTAACTAAAATGTCTTCACCTATGCCAAAACACGGATAAGTAGATCGCTTATTCGCAGTTGCGCTTCTCTACGTTAAGTGCGCGACGCTGCGGGTCTCATAGACAGAGGCTACGCCAATAGCGCTCCGACAATCAAGAGCGCTTAGGGACTACCAAAAAATAAATTACTCAATATTTGAGTCCGTAGGGTACGTCAGAAGCGAGAAAACTGGGGTTAAGCAAGAGATTATTGGTACTGACGCACCCTACAAATTGGAGGTTTTTTTAACTTGAAATCCCTTAGCGGAGCTTTCCCCTAGAGTAGCTCAACTACGAACAAGTCAAAAGAGTCCGAACAATCCAGACTTTTTACACATGATTCCCATACCTCTGACGTTCAAAACCCATCACCACCATTACGATTACCATTACCATTAATATTACCATTACGATTACCATTACCATTACCAAAACAACCACCTACGAGCAGTTCAAGTTCTTGATCACTTAGTTCGGTAAAGTATGATAGCTGCATAATAATGCAATTTTGCTCAAGCTGGTTAGTATTATCATCTTTGAGTTTTGCCTTCATTTTTTATATTTTACTCCTTAAAACTGGGAATTATAAATTAAAGTTATTTTGCACTAATAGCAATAGTCATTTTAATTTCTTACCAGAAAATTTATACTAAATATACTAAACATACATTGTTTAAAATTATTATATTTTGCCGCTAAATAACTTAAATAGCTGATTATAGGGATAATTGCATTAACAAAAATGCGAATAAATGATTCATGATAACTTTTTATTTGCCAACATAATTTACTTATAGACTTCCAGAAATTAAATTATCCACAGTAGAGTGCGTCAGTACAAATAATTTCTAGCTATGTCAAAAGTTTCTCGCTCTGACGCACCCTACAGATTGTATATTTTTTTATTTGTCAGTCCCTTAGACAAAAGTCAATATGTGAAATATTATACTATTTACTATTTAAATTACCGTAGAGTCTGCACTGCCTACAACCTAAAAATCAGGGCTTGTGGGAACATCATAGGATTCCTATATAAAGTTTATTAGTAGTTTTTTTATTTAAGTAATTATTCTGGTGATAATTAAATTTAATGTAAATAAAATATAATTATTTTAATATGTGCCATACGATATTACTAATCATAGTTACCATATATTCATCGGACTTACGCAACTGTCATATTTTTAACGTGAGAGGTTCTCATCGCGCAGCGTGTCGCAGACAAGAGTCCAAAAAACCCGGTTTTTTAACACTTGATCCTTGACTTTTGATGACCATGACAGAAGATATATGTGCCAGATGTGTAAGTACTGATTGAGATTTTTATTGTCACAAGCGCTCAAAATGCAAGTTTGTTTATGTATAAATTGTTGTTAAAATATCCAATTTTAGGAATAACATTAATCACATTCTCTATGGTGTCTATTTGGATAACACCGAGTAGGGCGGGAGTGACGTTTAAGCCACCGGGAGCGCAAGCGCCTAAACGGTCTTCTGGAGGAGCTTCACGGGATGGTAATATCTGTGGTTTTACGACAAAAGCAACGAATAATGTATCTGTTACGCCGTTAATACCTACAACTAATATTGGGTTGACAGTAGCAGAGCATCCAACAATTTTTGTCTATGTTCCTGGAACTAAAGCTCAAAAAGCATTGTTTACATTGCAAGATGATGGCTCTAAATCTTATTACCACACAACTTTAAATTTGCCAGAAAACCCGGGTGTGATGGAAGTTAAGCTCCCTAATTCTGTTCCTGGACTGAAAATCGGTAAAAATTATCAATGGTCTTTGGTGATGATTTGTGCCGAAGAGTTAGAGACGGATAGCCCTTGGGTAGGTGGATGGATTCGTCGAGTAGAAGCAGATCGCCGTTTGAATCAGCAAAGTCACAAACCAATATCCCTCGATTTGATTTCCCAGTTAGCTGAAACTGGTATTTGGTACGATTCCCTATCTCTGCTAGCCCAATTGAGGCGATCGCAACCTCATGATCTATCTCTAACTCATGCTTGGGAAGAGCTTTTGAAATCAGCGAATTTAAATGCGATCGCCAATGAACCCCTAGTTAATTAATTACTCCCGAACCACTACAAGATTAACGTAGAGAAGACGCAAAGTGGCGTTGTTTGTAGGGGCGCAAAGCGTTGTTTGTAGGGGCGCAAGGCCTTGCGCCCGCGCCCCTACCTCATCAAATTTTTAAAACAAGCCAGATGAAGTTATTTTTCAAAACACTGCTTGGCTATGTCAGTAGGGTGCATTTACGACCTTGGCGCTTTGTGTTGATGACATCTTCTGGTGTCGCCATATTGATTATCGCTGGAGGGATGACAGGGTTATTTCAATTACTGGAGTGGACTACTATGGAGCAATTTTTTGCTCTACGTCCCCTTGAAGCACCAGAAAAGCGCGTTCTCATTGTTACTATTGATGAAAAAGACATTACCCAAGCTGGTAAATGGCCGATTCCTGATGCTATTTTAGCTCAACTTCTCACCAAGCTCAAAGCACAACAACCAGCTGCTATTGGTTTGGATATTTATCGAGATTTGCCGGTCGAACCAGGTTATTCTCAATTGGTGGCGGTGATGAAGTCTACACCTAACTTGATTGGTGTGAAGAAACTGGCAGGAGATCAGGTAGCTCCATCACCAATTTTATCTCAAAAAAAGCAAATTGCTTTGGCTGATTTTGTTTTGGATACAGATGGTAAGGTGAGGCGAGGTTTGCTCTCTGCTGGGGATAATCAGGGAGAAACTTTTTTAGGATTAGCAACGCGCTTAAGCCTGATGTACCTGGAACCAAAAGGTATTTCACTAGAAGCATTGGATAAAACTGGAAATTATTTACGGTTAGGTAAAGCCACATTTACACCTTTGAAAGGTAATGAGTTTAGTTATCGGGGTGCAGATCTTGGGGGATACCAAATTTTGTTGAACTACCGGGGCTTTCAGTCGCGGTTCGATACGGTGACAATGCGGGATGTGCTGAATGGCTCTCTATCTGAGGAATTAGTGCGCGATCGCATCGTATTGATTGGGACTACAGCCAAAAGTATCAATGATTTTTTTAATGTAGGCTACAATTGCAATCTCCATAATGATAACGAACAAATGGCAGGGGTAGTGATTCATGCCAATTTAATTAGTCAAATTTTAAGCGCCGCTTTTGATGGTAGGCCTCTCATTCGGGTGTGGTCTTCTAAAGCAGAGTGGCTATGGGTTTTAGGCTGGTCTTTTATCAGCAGTAGTATCACGTGGAAACTGCTAGAAATTCAAACTATCAGTCAGCGGAAATTACCAGGATTACCCCTATTAGGAATTATATTGGCGATCGCTACTCTCTTAAGTAGTACCTATCTAGCCTTTTTGGTAGGTTGGTGGATTCCCACGGTTTCACCTTTACTAGCTTTGATAGTCTCGGCGATTGTCACCACCAATTTTCATAAACAATCGCAATTAGCACAAGCCAATCAACAACTACAGGAGTATTCTCAAACTCTAGAGCGCAAAGTGAGCGATCGCACTAAAGAATTAGAGGTTGCTAAAATTGCTGCTGATGTTGCTAACCAAGCCAAAAGCGAATTTTTAGCAAATATGAGTCATGAACTCCGAACACATCTAAATGGGATTTTAGGCTACGCACAAATCCTAGAACGCTCTCAAAATATGGCTACTTCTGAATTGGATGGAATCAAAATTATTCATCAGTGTGGTTCTCATTTACTCACTCTGATTAACGATATTTTAGACCTATCTAAAATCGAAGCTCGCAAACTTGAACTACACAAGACAGATTTTGATTTCTCTACCTTTTTAACAGGAGTATCAGAAATCTGTCGTATCCGCGCTCAACAAAAAGGTATCTCTTTTATTTACCAATCAGATTCCCAACTTCCCCAAGGAATTCATGCTGATGAAAAACGTTTACGGCAAGTTTTAATTAATTTGCTTGGTAATGCGATTAAGTTTACCGATAGCGGCGGGGTTACTTTCAAAGTTGAGTCTTTATCCACGGAGGAAAAAACTGATATCCGAGCTACGAAAATCAGATTTCAAATTGAAGATACTGGGGTAGGAATGACGGCTGAACAATTAGAAAAGATTTTTTTACCTTTTGAACAAGTAGGAGATAAACATAAACAAACAGAAGGTACAGGATTAGGACTAGCTATTAGCTGCAAAATTGCTGAATTAATGGGTACTGAAATCAAAGTTGCCAGTACGTTAAAAGTAGGTAGCAAATTTTGGTTGGATGTAAATTTAGAAATTGCTAGTAACTGGATATATACAACTTCTGTATCACCCAACCAAAAAATTGTGGGAATTAAAGACAAAAAAACCAAAATTCTGATTGTGGACGATCAATGGGAAAATCGTTCTGTGATTATCAAATTACTAGAATCAATTGGATTTGAATGCTTAGAAGCAACTAATGGACAAGAGGGTTTAGATAGAGCCGGGAAAACTCAGCCTGATTTAATTGTAACTGACTTAAAAATGCCAGTTATGGATGGTTTGGAAATGATCCAAATCTTCCGAAAAATGCCCCTATTTCAAAATATACCAATTATAGTTTCTTCAGCCAGTGTATTTGAACATGACAAATCAAAATGCTTGACAGCAGGAGGCGATGATTTTTTACCTAAACCGTTACAAATTGACGATTTTCTAAATCTCTTACAGAAGTATTTACAACTCAACTGGATTTATCAAGAAGATAGTACCCTAACCAGAAATAGTGAAAAATCACCAACCGAAAATTTAAACTCTCAGTTAATAGTCCCACCACCATCAACAGAACTTGACAAGCTGTTTGATTTAGCCATGAGAGGTAATATTCAAGGTTTGCAAACAGCGTTGAATGAACTTGAACAGTTGGATAGTAAATTTTTACCTTTTTGTTTACAAATTAGGCTGTTAGCTGATAACTTCCAAATCAAACCAATTCGGCAATTTCTCAAATCCTATCAGAGTAAAACTACATGAAGTCTATTAATATTGAATCCGCGACTATATTGGTTGTTGATGACAATCAAACAAATCTGAAAGTATTGTGTAATGCCATTTCTAGCTCAGGATGGGAAATCTTAGTAGCTACTGATGGTGAAAGTGCCATTGAGCAAGCAGAATATGCTCAACCAGATCTAATTTTATTAGATATCATGATGCCAGGAATTGATGGTTTCCAAACTTGTCAGCGGCTGAAGAAAAATCCTGTAACTCAACATATACCGATAATTTTTTTGAGCGCTCTTTCTGACAAATTTGATAAAGTTCAAGGACTGTTAATTGGCGGTGTAGATTACATTACTAAGCCTTTTCAAATAGAAGAGGTGTTAGCCAGAATTCATGTACATTTAAAACTGCGTTATTTAACCAAACAACTGGAAACGCAAAATCAGCAACTAGAGCAGCGGGTTGAGCAACGCACAACCGAACTATCTCAAGCATTTAATGAATTAAAGCAATCTCAAATACATCTAGTCCAACAGGAAAAAATGTCTATTCTTGGTGAGTTAGTTGCTGGCGTAGCTCACGAAATTAATAATCCCCTGAGCTTTTTGACCGGTAATTTGGACTTTATTAGGAATTATCTATATAGCCTAATTATTCATTTACAGCTTTATCATCAACACTATCCCAATCCAGTTGCAGAAATTAACGAAAATGCCAAACTTATAAACTTAGAGCAACTGATGGAAGATGTACCAGCAGTAATTTCATCCATGAATTTAGGCATTGAGCGCATTAGTGATATTAGCACTAGTCTCCGCATTTTTTCCCGGAATGATATCTCTGATAAAATAGCCGGCGATATTCATGCAGGTATCGACAGCACTTTGGTAATTCTGAAATATCGTCTCAAAGCCAATAATCAGCGCCCAGAAATTGAAATTGTGCAAAATTATGGTAATTTACCATTAATTAAATGCTATCCTGGGCAACTCAATCAAGTATTCATGAATATCTTAGCCAATGCTATTGATGCTTTTGATGAAAAAGCTAAAAAATCATCTTATGCAGAAAACCAGGGAAATCAAATCATCATTGAAACTGAATTGAGTCAGGATAATCAATGGGTAACAATAGCCTTCAAAGATAATGCTCTTGGTATACATCCTGATGAGCAAGAGCGGATATTTGAAGAGTTTTTTACGACGAAACCAGTTGGGAAAGGAACTGGTTTAGGTTTATCTATTAGTAAGGAGATTGTAGAAGGAAAACACCAGGGTAACTTAAATTGTTTTTCAGTATTAGGAAAATGGACAGAATTTATCATTAAAATTCCTGTTGAGTAATCAAGTTATGCAAAAACAGAAAAAGCTAATATCTGCTAAAAACACCATTTGCTTAGGATGGCTCAGTAGCTTGGCACAATTAAATATCAAACCTCTGTACAAACCTCTCCCCTACAAGGGGAAAAGCTTTGATTCCTGCTTCCCTAGGGGGGTTAGGTTTATCTTATATTTTTTCACGCCCACCTACTTAACATTGCTTCTCCTAACAATTGGTGTTCGAGTACAAGCACAAACTAATTTTCAATTCCAGGAGACTGAGAATTGGAAATTAGCGGTAAATTCAGCCTCAGATTCCAAATCTCTACTCAACCAAGGTAGAAGTCTTTATGCTGCTGGACGCTTTGCTGAATCTGCGAAACTTTGGGAAGCAGCTTCTGCTAGTTTTGAGCTACAAGGTGATGTGATCAATCAAGCTTGGAGTCTGAGTTATCTATCGTTAGCCTTTCAGAATTTGGGAGATTGGCAAAAAGCAGAGCTTTATATTACCAACAGTCTAAATATTTTACAGCGAGTCAACAAAGATAAAAAGGAAAATTCTGCTATCCTAGGAGTAGCTCTCAATACCCTGGGAAATCTCAAACTCTCAATGGGACAACCAGAAGCGGCTTTAAAAGCTTGGCAAGATGCGGAACGCACCTATGCTACATCTGGTGATGAATCGGGAAAAATAGGTAGCCAAATTAATCAAGCTCAAGCACTACAAGCTTTAGGATTGTATCGTCGAGCGCAAAAGTTGTTAATCGGTGTGAATCAACAGCTACAAAATCAGCCAGATTCCGTCATCAAAGCCAAAGGATTGCAAAGTCTGGGTGTAGTTTTGCAGATTGTGGGAGATATCAAACAATCCCAGGAGATTTTAAAGCAAAGTTTGCTCCTTAGCGATCGCCTAAACTCCACTGAAAACCTCACCGATATTCTGTTTAGTTTGGGAAATACCGCCAGGGAATTAGGGCAAATCCCACAGGCTTTAGATTATTATCAACAAGTGCAAGTTAAGGCGACTAACCCGCAATTGCAGGTGGAAGCACAGTTAAACCAACTTAGCCTTTATCTAGAAACTTCACAGCTAAAGTCAGCCCAGGCAATAATTGCGCCAATTAAATCGCAATTAACCCAACTCCCCCCTAGCCGGATGTCTGTTTATGCAGCAGTCAACTTTGCTCGTAGTCTGACCAAAATTAGCAAACTCGATGCAGGAGAGTCTACATTATATCATGAAGCGGCAATAGTTTTAGCATCGGCGGTAAAACAAGCTGACGGATTAAACGATTTGCGGGCGAAAGCTTATGCTTTAAACGAGTTAGGCAAATTATATTACCAACAGCAGCAGTTATCTGATGCTTTAAAACTTAGCCAACAAGCATTAAATATTGCTCAAGAGATTAACGCTGCTGACATTGCTTATCAAGCTGCTTGGCAAGTTGGGCGAATTTTCAAAACAAAAGGTGATACTCAAGATGCGATCGCCGCCTATGATTTCTCTGTAAAAACCCTGAAGTCTTTGCGTGGTGACTTAGTAGCAATGAATCGCGATGTTCAATTTTCTTTTCAAGAGAGTGTTGAACCCATTTATCGGGAATTTGTCGATATATTGCTGGAATCTCACCCCAGCCAAAAAAACTTAAAGCAAGCGCGAGAGACCATTGAAGCACTCCAACTAGCTGAATTAGACAATTTCTTTCGTGAAGCTTGTTTAAATGGTAAACCAGAGCAAATCGACCAACTCGACAAACAAGCAGCTGTGATTTACCCGATTATTTTAGGCGATCGCTTAGAAATAATTGTATCTATTCCCGGACAAGTTCTCACGAGCTACAAAACTGCTATCCCCAAAGCTGAGATCGAACAGACCATCAAACAAATGCGCCAATCTCTTAACCCAGCTTTTCCTAAAGAGAATGCGTTATCCGTTTCGCAACAACTATATAATTTGTTGATACGTCCAGCCGAATCTCAGTTAGCCAACAGTGGGGTAAAAACATTAGCTTTTGTGTTAGATGGTTCCTTGCGAAACCTGCCAATGGCTGCTTTATATGATGGTAAACATTATCTAGTCGAAAAATATAGCTTGGCGCTGTCACCAGGGATGCAATTAATGCAAACGCGATCCTTAAAAAGCGAAAAGCTCAAAGTGATTACAGCCGCACTAACTGAAGCGCGTCAAGGGTTTAAAGC
The Gloeotrichia echinulata CP02 DNA segment above includes these coding regions:
- a CDS encoding CHAT domain-containing protein; protein product: MLLLTIGVRVQAQTNFQFQETENWKLAVNSASDSKSLLNQGRSLYAAGRFAESAKLWEAASASFELQGDVINQAWSLSYLSLAFQNLGDWQKAELYITNSLNILQRVNKDKKENSAILGVALNTLGNLKLSMGQPEAALKAWQDAERTYATSGDESGKIGSQINQAQALQALGLYRRAQKLLIGVNQQLQNQPDSVIKAKGLQSLGVVLQIVGDIKQSQEILKQSLLLSDRLNSTENLTDILFSLGNTARELGQIPQALDYYQQVQVKATNPQLQVEAQLNQLSLYLETSQLKSAQAIIAPIKSQLTQLPPSRMSVYAAVNFARSLTKISKLDAGESTLYHEAAIVLASAVKQADGLNDLRAKAYALNELGKLYYQQQQLSDALKLSQQALNIAQEINAADIAYQAAWQVGRIFKTKGDTQDAIAAYDFSVKTLKSLRGDLVAMNRDVQFSFQESVEPIYREFVDILLESHPSQKNLKQARETIEALQLAELDNFFREACLNGKPEQIDQLDKQAAVIYPIILGDRLEIIVSIPGQVLTSYKTAIPKAEIEQTIKQMRQSLNPAFPKENALSVSQQLYNLLIRPAESQLANSGVKTLAFVLDGSLRNLPMAALYDGKHYLVEKYSLALSPGMQLMQTRSLKSEKLKVITAALTEARQGFKALPAVKSEVTEIQAEISGKVLLNEQFTDANLQTAIKSTPFTVLHLATHGQFSSKLDETFILTWDGKINVKQLSEFLKSRNEADSTPVELMVLSACQTAKGDNRAILGLAGVAVRSGARSTLATLWAVKDDSTAKFMVEFYKNLKKPGISKAEALRQAQLTFIQDADFDHPFYWSPFVLVGNWL